A region of Paenibacillus sp. JNUCC-31 DNA encodes the following proteins:
- a CDS encoding response regulator transcription factor — MDLMKNKKILIVDDEPEIREMIERFLRKEGFFRVYTADNFVNALAVCRLEKPDAAILDVMLPDGDGFSLLSSIRSFSDMPVLFLSARGEDEDRLLGLGLGADDYMVKPFLPRELILRLMAILKRVYASNTVERLPVFRLGGQTIDLESAVVQGRDRELPLTAKEHAILIKLYENQGRIVTSDALCQAVWGDESYGYENTLMVHVRRIREKIEEDPSKPVFLLTVRGLGYKLMAQESR; from the coding sequence ATGGACTTAATGAAGAATAAGAAAATATTGATCGTTGATGATGAGCCCGAAATCCGGGAAATGATTGAGCGTTTTTTACGTAAAGAGGGTTTTTTTCGGGTATACACGGCCGATAACTTCGTGAATGCCTTGGCAGTATGCAGGCTTGAAAAGCCGGATGCAGCTATCCTGGACGTGATGCTTCCAGACGGGGATGGCTTCTCTCTGCTCTCTTCGATCCGGTCATTCTCGGATATGCCCGTTCTGTTCCTGTCTGCGCGTGGTGAAGATGAGGATCGACTGCTCGGTCTGGGCCTGGGAGCAGATGATTACATGGTTAAACCCTTTCTTCCGAGAGAGTTGATCCTTCGGCTGATGGCCATTCTGAAACGGGTATATGCCTCTAATACGGTGGAGAGGTTGCCTGTATTCCGGTTGGGTGGACAAACCATTGATTTGGAAAGCGCTGTTGTACAGGGGAGAGATAGGGAGCTTCCACTGACAGCCAAGGAGCACGCCATACTGATCAAGTTGTATGAGAATCAGGGCCGGATCGTAACCAGTGATGCCCTGTGTCAAGCCGTATGGGGAGACGAGAGTTATGGTTATGAAAATACACTTATGGTGCATGTTCGGCGAATTCGGGAAAAGATTGAGGAAGACCCATCCAAACCGGTATTTCTGCTAACGGTTCGGGGACTTGGTTATAAACTGATGGCTCAGGAGTCCAGGTAA
- a CDS encoding YcnI family copper-binding membrane protein — MKKTSWTSKLTSSLTAGAAALMLFAGFASAHVTVNPTVAQTGAWQTYSIKIPSEKELPTTKVTLKVPKGVAFKQYQPLAGWKISTEKNDSNEVTSITWEVDGDNEGILAGQFQQFNFVAQNPDAETEVAWDAFQYYSDGSIVEWTGGPSDSNPHSITAISQDPAATGNATAGGGHDSAGTAGNAGHDDKTAAGDDTKTNDDATLGDALNDTVTGEPNNTNSDPGTLKLQQATLIVSILALIMSFLGIALATRRKRR; from the coding sequence TTGAAGAAAACATCATGGACTTCCAAACTGACATCAAGCCTCACTGCAGGCGCTGCTGCACTAATGCTGTTCGCCGGATTCGCCAGTGCGCACGTCACCGTCAACCCAACTGTGGCACAAACGGGAGCATGGCAGACGTATAGCATCAAAATTCCATCCGAAAAAGAGCTGCCTACCACCAAAGTTACACTGAAAGTACCAAAAGGCGTTGCATTCAAGCAATACCAACCGCTGGCTGGCTGGAAAATCTCTACGGAGAAAAATGATTCCAATGAAGTAACATCCATTACGTGGGAAGTGGACGGGGATAACGAAGGGATTTTGGCTGGTCAATTCCAGCAGTTCAACTTCGTGGCACAGAATCCGGATGCCGAAACGGAAGTAGCCTGGGATGCGTTCCAGTATTATAGCGATGGCAGCATCGTGGAATGGACAGGCGGACCAAGCGACAGCAACCCGCACAGTATTACGGCAATTAGCCAAGATCCTGCTGCTACAGGTAATGCCACGGCAGGCGGAGGTCACGATAGTGCTGGCACAGCTGGCAATGCGGGTCATGATGATAAAACAGCAGCAGGTGACGATACCAAGACCAACGATGATGCCACTCTGGGAGACGCCTTGAACGATACGGTTACAGGTGAGCCAAACAATACGAATTCCGACCCAGGCACATTGAAGCTGCAACAGGCAACACTGATCGTGTCCATTCTGGCATTGATCATGTCCTTCCTGGGTATTGCTCTGGCAACACGTCGCAAAAGACGTTAA
- a CDS encoding type 2 lanthipeptide synthetase LanM family protein: MSIQEQLNNSRWSDALYLTEKYKQFVQRYAVPVPDDVLSSGDAAAEINEENIITNNQSVDMPVGQNSDSGRMQQWLDKFFQDQEHLSDRFRAESMNVDTVQDLFNDMGFLYEFAETPWHQELRKTFLENDHLEIEHFIEGDTEEIPFFEFSRPFLQRSIQIMTEGLTDGYDWLDKRRVTGLVLKTVSDKVFHMSAKTLIYELNKARLQAELRGEDSRQRYQHFVSQRIKSREQILAFLLEYPVLARGIVEHTLRISLNMMRVLERLTRDRYELETFFEFKLDKLEDIVFLGDSHNGGASVLRLKFSEGVNVMYKPRDMAIDTAFAGLLQWFNDQKIGLPFRIAKSLDRSEYGWQQFIPYEEVTSLEGVERFFERQGQYLAILYAVNATDMHMENIVAQGEHPFFVDLESLLHNQPFKYTEEKDQYTALEKTLSILNDSVLKTSMLPTLDSNALYHSDLSGLAGDVDQILNTYEIHDKNTDTMRIKRSKVSVSRFSHLPSYEHTPIKPERYIQSLKKGFYRIYSAIMEQKELFISTVYNYFHGCAVRTIARPTITYFTLIEASSHPKYLRNGLDKSLLFDMMWIIVRQDRNREKLVKYECHDLLHGDVPMFQTFIGEEMLFHHHDNKVIDGVFSSDILTQTADKVRAMNQEDMEMQWEFTERTLQTKYVLERSFAMEKSTASVRPEKLNEHRIPMTKEEYLHEAVRIGEYIKDIAIMGDDGRSVSWISMGMDADEKLIYKSSELGLYNGVTGIAYFYLYLSQETGDPKYVQMVDLCIQTAWEMIRKKIDRNISLFTGYGSLLYLLVHKAKVCSEQGIHPAMMELLDILDEMIDNDQQLDVISGCAGTLMACVDMYISFQSQQALDVAVRCGDRLLNLAQPMDHGIAWVTSAINKTPLSGIAHGNAGICLSLARLYSATGNKAYLETCMEGLKYEESLYSPEVNNWKDLRFTDGSMPEEHYVMYWCNGAPGLGIARIGIAQQLNSLGAIDMLETDIRRAIAKTMEDGFTEVSYSLCHGDMGNLELMLLAADYLQDEALEEYSVQMADYIMAQVRSDNGHWRCGIPGRQQIPGLMLGLAGIGYQLLRLYNRKLPSVLMMEGPERKEMRDIAQTYVMETASAQQQMNTAGQPSHLGRNYA, encoded by the coding sequence ATGAGCATACAAGAGCAGTTAAATAACTCCCGCTGGAGTGATGCACTCTACCTAACGGAGAAATATAAGCAGTTTGTGCAGCGATATGCTGTCCCAGTTCCCGACGATGTCTTATCTAGCGGGGATGCTGCTGCTGAAATAAATGAAGAAAATATAATCACTAACAATCAGAGTGTGGACATGCCTGTAGGACAAAATTCTGATTCTGGAAGGATGCAGCAGTGGCTCGACAAGTTTTTTCAGGATCAGGAGCATTTGTCGGATCGCTTCAGAGCAGAATCGATGAATGTTGATACGGTGCAGGATTTGTTTAATGATATGGGCTTCTTGTATGAATTTGCAGAGACGCCTTGGCACCAGGAACTTCGGAAAACATTCCTTGAGAATGACCATTTGGAAATTGAACATTTTATTGAGGGTGATACGGAAGAAATTCCGTTTTTTGAGTTTTCCAGACCCTTTCTGCAACGATCGATTCAGATCATGACTGAAGGCTTGACGGATGGATATGACTGGTTGGACAAACGGCGTGTTACCGGGCTGGTTCTGAAGACGGTTTCGGATAAAGTATTCCACATGTCTGCCAAAACACTAATCTATGAATTAAATAAAGCGAGATTGCAAGCAGAATTGAGAGGTGAGGATTCCCGGCAACGATATCAGCACTTTGTGAGTCAGAGAATAAAGTCCAGAGAACAGATTCTGGCCTTTTTGTTGGAATATCCTGTTCTTGCCCGGGGTATTGTTGAGCACACTCTGCGAATCAGCCTGAATATGATGCGTGTTCTGGAGCGCTTAACGAGGGATCGATATGAACTGGAAACCTTTTTTGAATTCAAGCTGGATAAGCTGGAGGATATCGTATTTCTCGGGGATTCCCATAATGGGGGAGCCAGCGTATTGCGGCTGAAGTTTTCGGAAGGGGTCAATGTCATGTACAAACCAAGGGACATGGCCATTGATACCGCTTTTGCCGGACTGCTGCAATGGTTTAACGATCAGAAGATCGGATTGCCTTTCCGCATTGCCAAATCGCTGGATCGTTCCGAATATGGCTGGCAGCAGTTCATTCCGTATGAGGAAGTTACAAGTCTGGAGGGAGTCGAACGTTTTTTTGAGCGGCAGGGGCAGTATCTGGCCATTCTGTACGCCGTTAACGCAACAGACATGCACATGGAGAACATCGTTGCCCAGGGTGAGCATCCATTCTTCGTTGATCTGGAATCGCTGTTGCACAATCAACCCTTCAAGTACACGGAAGAGAAGGATCAGTATACAGCCCTGGAGAAGACCCTTTCCATATTGAATGACTCCGTGTTAAAAACAAGCATGCTGCCCACGTTGGACTCCAACGCTTTGTATCACAGTGATCTGAGCGGGCTCGCAGGAGATGTGGATCAGATACTCAATACGTATGAGATTCACGATAAAAACACAGATACCATGAGAATAAAAAGAAGCAAGGTAAGTGTAAGCCGGTTCAGCCACCTGCCTTCATATGAGCATACACCAATTAAACCTGAACGATATATCCAAAGTTTAAAAAAGGGTTTCTATCGTATATACAGTGCCATCATGGAGCAAAAAGAGTTATTTATCTCAACCGTTTACAATTATTTCCATGGCTGCGCTGTACGGACTATTGCTCGCCCGACCATTACGTATTTTACGCTGATCGAAGCCAGCTCCCATCCAAAATATCTTAGAAACGGACTGGATAAAAGTCTGTTGTTCGACATGATGTGGATCATTGTGCGGCAGGATCGTAATCGTGAAAAACTGGTGAAATATGAGTGCCATGATCTGTTGCACGGAGATGTGCCTATGTTCCAGACCTTCATCGGTGAGGAAATGCTGTTTCACCACCATGACAACAAAGTGATTGATGGCGTATTTTCCTCTGATATTTTAACGCAGACCGCGGATAAAGTGCGGGCAATGAATCAGGAAGACATGGAGATGCAGTGGGAATTTACTGAGCGGACACTCCAGACCAAGTATGTGCTGGAACGCTCATTCGCCATGGAGAAGAGTACAGCAAGCGTTCGGCCGGAAAAATTGAATGAACATCGAATACCCATGACTAAAGAAGAATATCTGCATGAAGCCGTAAGGATCGGGGAGTACATAAAAGATATTGCTATTATGGGAGATGACGGCCGCTCGGTGTCATGGATCAGTATGGGTATGGATGCAGATGAGAAGTTAATCTACAAGTCTTCCGAGTTGGGATTATATAACGGAGTAACAGGCATTGCCTATTTCTACCTTTATCTGAGTCAGGAGACGGGTGACCCTAAATATGTGCAGATGGTTGATCTGTGTATCCAGACAGCCTGGGAAATGATTCGCAAAAAAATAGACAGGAACATCTCATTGTTCACTGGCTACGGATCACTCCTCTATCTGCTGGTGCATAAAGCCAAAGTGTGTTCGGAACAGGGTATCCATCCTGCTATGATGGAGTTGCTCGATATACTGGACGAGATGATCGATAATGATCAGCAACTGGATGTAATCTCGGGTTGTGCGGGCACATTGATGGCATGTGTGGACATGTATATAAGTTTTCAGTCGCAACAAGCGCTGGACGTGGCTGTACGATGCGGAGACCGCTTACTGAATCTTGCACAACCGATGGATCATGGCATAGCTTGGGTGACATCAGCGATCAATAAAACACCACTTAGCGGCATTGCACATGGGAACGCAGGCATCTGTCTAAGTCTGGCTCGACTGTACAGTGCTACAGGCAACAAAGCCTATCTTGAAACCTGTATGGAAGGACTGAAGTATGAGGAATCCCTCTACAGCCCGGAAGTAAACAATTGGAAAGATCTGCGATTCACCGATGGCAGCATGCCGGAAGAACATTATGTCATGTACTGGTGTAACGGTGCACCCGGTCTGGGAATCGCCCGAATAGGGATAGCGCAGCAATTGAACTCCTTGGGAGCTATCGATATGTTAGAAACAGACATCCGCAGAGCGATAGCTAAAACGATGGAAGACGGTTTTACAGAAGTTAGCTATTCGCTCTGCCATGGGGATATGGGCAATTTGGAGCTGATGCTGCTTGCAGCCGATTATTTGCAGGATGAAGCATTGGAGGAGTATTCGGTTCAGATGGCAGACTATATTATGGCACAGGTGAGAAGTGATAACGGTCATTGGAGATGCGGGATTCCTGGTCGTCAGCAAATTCCAGGACTGATGCTCGGACTTGCCGGCATTGGGTATCAATTGCTGCGACTGTATAACCGTAAACTGCCTTCAGTACTGATGATGGAGGGGCCGGAACGCAAGGAAATGAGGGATATAGCACAGACATACGTTATGGAAACGGCATCCGCCCAGCAGCAGATGAACACTGCGGGACAGCCATCTCATTTGGGGCGTAACTATGCCTGA
- a CDS encoding peptidase domain-containing ABC transporter — MPERPVFRRGKRQRKVPVKLQMNQYDCGPSCLHMLLAYHGYEADFTDLKERFAMLGNGRDGSSMLKMKEVAQTYHLKGIAKKAPVESLNNDFLPVICFWEDRHFVVVERVKAGGHFIIVDPALGRLVISRQEFAEKYSGVFLLVIPDEDFVPLSEKKISKVAYFKDLIRSNKKYFVWTILLALGLQLVSVAFPFLMQVSIDAATSGEGYSLFPVLITSIVLLTLFQIGFSYTKDMCIVRLQEVLDSQLTTSFVSHMLRLPYQYFEIRSRGDLMLRINSNTTIREILSQKMISTLINLFLIVVTFTYIVIQSRLIAFTLLGVGLMQILIFVYTRSRFKKLTQTQIVAQSLAGSFMTEVLEGISTIKSLGIEERTGEKWRALFKHQLATVKEKAVFQTRVNTVTNTMNFMTPMLILIVGLYQIMQGNMTLGMLVSFQSLAALFLGPLNSLALMLNEFVMADALLDRIYDVIQAEESNKFKKKSTAPLQDVKLNGDITIDQVSFRYTDYGEDVLKNINITIKAGQRIALVGKSGSGKSTLAKLLVGLYTPTQGNIYFDGLNIEELEQRDIRSQISIVLQDNFVFNNTVYDNIRLHAEESTTEDVMIAAKLADIHADIEKMPMKYNTLISEAGSNLSGGQKQRVALARALVSRPKILLLDEATSALDTVTEATIAYNLNMLKCTQIIIAHRLSTIRSADTIYVLDQGELVDAGTHDELIERCERYNSLVGEQLAETGARQYG; from the coding sequence ATGCCTGAACGGCCTGTATTCCGTCGCGGGAAGAGACAACGCAAAGTCCCTGTCAAACTACAAATGAATCAATATGATTGTGGTCCCAGCTGCCTGCATATGTTACTTGCGTACCATGGCTATGAAGCGGATTTTACCGATTTGAAGGAACGTTTTGCGATGCTGGGGAACGGTCGGGATGGCAGTTCCATGCTCAAAATGAAAGAAGTTGCCCAAACCTATCATTTGAAAGGGATAGCCAAAAAAGCTCCTGTAGAATCACTTAACAATGATTTCCTGCCGGTCATTTGTTTCTGGGAGGACAGACATTTTGTGGTGGTTGAGCGGGTTAAGGCGGGAGGGCATTTCATTATTGTCGATCCGGCTTTGGGGAGGCTGGTAATCAGCAGACAGGAGTTTGCGGAGAAATATTCAGGTGTTTTTCTGCTCGTAATTCCGGATGAGGATTTTGTGCCCTTGTCCGAGAAGAAGATTAGCAAAGTGGCGTATTTCAAGGATTTGATTCGCAGTAACAAAAAGTATTTTGTTTGGACCATTCTGCTCGCTCTGGGACTGCAACTGGTTTCGGTGGCCTTTCCGTTCCTGATGCAAGTTTCAATCGATGCAGCTACAAGCGGTGAAGGATACTCGTTATTTCCTGTCCTGATCACCAGCATTGTGCTGTTAACCCTGTTCCAGATCGGCTTCAGTTATACGAAGGATATGTGTATCGTAAGGCTTCAGGAAGTACTGGATTCTCAGCTAACGACAAGTTTTGTCTCCCATATGCTCAGACTGCCTTATCAATATTTTGAGATTCGATCCCGTGGAGATCTGATGCTGCGGATTAATAGCAACACGACCATCCGGGAAATTTTGTCCCAGAAGATGATTTCTACGCTGATCAATCTATTTTTGATAGTTGTTACCTTCACGTATATTGTGATCCAATCACGTCTGATCGCGTTCACACTGCTTGGTGTAGGATTAATGCAAATTCTTATTTTTGTATACACTCGGAGCAGATTCAAGAAGCTTACCCAAACCCAGATTGTCGCCCAGAGTCTGGCTGGATCGTTCATGACGGAAGTGTTGGAAGGCATCTCAACCATCAAATCACTCGGAATTGAGGAGCGTACCGGGGAGAAATGGAGAGCGCTATTCAAGCATCAACTCGCAACGGTCAAGGAAAAGGCAGTTTTTCAGACAAGAGTGAATACCGTGACTAACACGATGAATTTTATGACACCGATGCTTATTTTGATTGTAGGATTATATCAGATTATGCAGGGGAATATGACCCTCGGCATGCTCGTATCATTCCAGTCCCTGGCTGCGCTGTTTCTGGGGCCGCTGAACTCGCTTGCTTTGATGCTGAACGAGTTCGTGATGGCAGATGCGCTGCTGGATCGAATCTATGATGTCATTCAAGCCGAAGAGAGTAATAAATTCAAGAAGAAATCAACGGCACCTCTTCAAGATGTGAAGCTGAATGGGGATATTACGATCGATCAGGTCAGCTTCAGGTATACAGACTACGGTGAAGATGTGCTGAAAAATATCAATATTACGATTAAAGCAGGTCAAAGGATTGCCCTGGTTGGTAAATCTGGTTCAGGAAAGAGTACCTTGGCGAAATTGCTGGTAGGGCTGTATACTCCCACACAGGGAAATATCTATTTCGATGGGTTAAATATAGAAGAACTTGAGCAGCGGGATATTCGCAGTCAGATCAGTATTGTGCTTCAGGATAACTTTGTCTTTAACAACACGGTGTATGACAACATCAGGCTGCATGCAGAGGAGTCGACGACGGAGGATGTAATGATCGCAGCAAAGCTGGCCGATATTCACGCCGATATTGAGAAGATGCCGATGAAGTACAACACGCTAATCTCTGAGGCAGGTTCGAATCTGTCCGGAGGGCAGAAGCAGCGGGTAGCTCTCGCGCGAGCATTGGTGAGCAGACCTAAAATTCTTCTGTTGGATGAGGCAACCAGTGCGCTGGATACCGTTACAGAAGCGACCATTGCTTATAATCTGAATATGTTGAAATGTACCCAGATTATCATTGCCCACAGGCTGAGTACCATCCGAAGCGCGGACACCATATATGTACTTGATCAGGGCGAACTCGTTGATGCTGGAACACATGATGAATTGATTGAACGGTGTGAGCGGTACAATAGTCTTGTAGGTGAACAGTTGGCTGAAACCGGGGCCAGACAATATGGATAG
- a CDS encoding lipase family protein, with product MSELAYENLKSGVEFEDLPGWQVLEDTHGNKKSGFDAVTFYNPETKQAVIAYRGTEGSASLDRSAPDYYADAQIGLPELGRKIEQSTDLTPDWLANGIQKVRDVTGITKVENVVGDLDKKLDKTFGLGPNQMYEAEDYAKDMQKKYKDLDFSLTGHSLGGGNAQYAAAYTGLTAVTFSAPSVISSLTPEAKRKAEEGGFDSQIINYGHPGDFVTSGFFGGYDRHVGSMYYINSNYKDMNDDMSMMDKISNTFGGKEYHSLKQYKFENGYISNDLYDPVTGEKISYSPREPSNVLSDLAAFMRNLGGQAGNLARSIAAAAGASGLIQVTPEELKSVAARWKQNAQQCNAELNTVRSRMAQYLHSSRSRRLEPIVTHLDASINELSTWHLKHTSQFLDFIDAKADAFRQADESPVHFN from the coding sequence ATGTCAGAATTAGCTTATGAGAACCTGAAATCAGGTGTTGAGTTCGAGGACCTTCCCGGATGGCAGGTTCTTGAGGATACTCATGGAAACAAAAAATCCGGTTTTGATGCGGTGACCTTCTATAATCCTGAGACCAAACAGGCGGTTATCGCTTATCGGGGCACAGAGGGAAGTGCATCGTTGGATCGCAGCGCCCCTGACTATTATGCGGACGCTCAAATCGGCTTGCCTGAGCTTGGCAGAAAGATCGAACAAAGTACTGACCTTACGCCAGATTGGTTGGCTAATGGAATTCAGAAGGTAAGAGATGTGACCGGGATTACCAAAGTCGAGAATGTTGTAGGAGATCTGGATAAAAAGCTGGATAAGACATTTGGACTGGGCCCCAACCAAATGTATGAAGCGGAAGACTACGCCAAAGATATGCAAAAAAAGTACAAGGATTTGGATTTTTCGCTGACAGGACATTCGCTTGGAGGGGGGAATGCCCAATATGCAGCTGCATACACGGGACTTACCGCGGTGACGTTCAGTGCGCCATCCGTGATTTCCAGTCTCACGCCAGAAGCGAAACGAAAGGCCGAAGAGGGTGGGTTTGATAGCCAAATCATCAACTACGGACATCCCGGAGATTTTGTAACCAGCGGATTTTTTGGTGGATATGATCGACACGTCGGTTCCATGTATTACATCAATTCCAACTACAAGGATATGAATGATGACATGAGCATGATGGATAAAATCAGTAACACCTTTGGCGGTAAAGAGTACCACAGTCTGAAACAGTACAAGTTCGAGAATGGCTATATTTCCAACGATCTATATGATCCGGTTACAGGCGAGAAAATCAGTTATTCACCACGTGAGCCGTCCAATGTCCTGTCTGATCTTGCAGCATTTATGCGGAACCTGGGTGGGCAAGCAGGTAACCTTGCAAGAAGCATCGCCGCAGCAGCAGGAGCGTCTGGTCTGATTCAAGTAACGCCGGAAGAACTGAAAAGTGTCGCTGCCCGGTGGAAGCAAAATGCTCAACAGTGCAATGCAGAGTTGAATACGGTAAGGAGTCGGATGGCCCAATACCTGCATTCCAGCCGTAGTCGCAGACTTGAGCCTATCGTCACTCATTTGGATGCATCTATTAACGAATTAAGCACATGGCACTTGAAACACACCAGCCAGTTCCTGGACTTCATCGATGCAAAAGCGGATGCCTTCAGACAGGCGGATGAGAGTCCGGTCCATTTTAATTAA
- a CDS encoding type A2 lanthipeptide has product MKQFNLEALGAIEDISDDELMVITGAVSVIDAQASGGVFCTVSHECHYNSVSPSSWLTCC; this is encoded by the coding sequence ATGAAACAATTCAATCTCGAAGCACTGGGAGCAATCGAGGACATCAGTGATGACGAACTTATGGTCATTACAGGGGCGGTATCGGTAATTGATGCCCAAGCTAGCGGTGGTGTATTCTGTACGGTAAGTCATGAATGCCATTATAATTCGGTTTCACCTTCTTCCTGGCTGACTTGTTGTTAA
- a CDS encoding sensor histidine kinase, whose product MDGVVRILRRFVGSTILVSVVLLLFNLILLGSLIFKEIHEGPSPGAVVKQMASGLSKGEQGDYALDSDGMQLLDTYQAWAMLLDPQGKVQWSERLPAEIPRSYNVTDVAKFSRYYLKEYPVYVWEREDGLLVVGYPKNTYGKYQFDFLAEWLKSLPVRIILLLVCNVALALLVSILIGTRVIRSIRPLIHGIHALAKEEPVHVETKGIFNDLSQSINSTSRMLQDKNDDLKARDEARSNWIAGISHDIRTPLSMILGYASELEEQSDLTAEQKQQAAIIRRQGERLRSLVSDLNLVSMLEYEMQPLHLKSIRLSVLARQVVSDFLNNGLDERYPISLHVQDESLHVMGDERLLYRAVTNLVQNSIRHNPDGCAIELETKRAAEDLFCEFVVSDDGEGIPKEYLDDVVVLPYTAGRIRPSRQGHGLGLPMVARIAQAHRGRLVLESGSGEGLRAVLKLPAT is encoded by the coding sequence ATGGATGGCGTTGTTCGAATTCTTAGAAGGTTCGTCGGGTCAACCATTCTGGTATCTGTGGTGCTGTTACTATTCAATCTAATTCTGCTAGGTTCGCTGATCTTCAAGGAAATTCATGAGGGTCCTTCCCCTGGTGCGGTTGTGAAGCAGATGGCCAGTGGCCTGAGCAAGGGAGAGCAGGGGGACTATGCTCTGGACAGTGATGGAATGCAACTGCTGGATACATATCAGGCTTGGGCGATGCTGCTTGATCCTCAGGGCAAGGTACAGTGGAGCGAGCGGCTTCCGGCTGAAATCCCGCGCTCATATAACGTGACGGATGTTGCTAAATTCTCTCGGTATTATCTTAAGGAATACCCGGTGTATGTGTGGGAACGTGAAGATGGATTATTGGTCGTAGGCTACCCCAAGAATACGTACGGAAAATACCAGTTCGACTTTCTGGCAGAGTGGCTCAAGTCATTGCCTGTTCGGATTATATTATTATTGGTGTGTAATGTGGCTCTTGCTCTTCTGGTATCCATATTAATTGGAACGCGGGTGATCCGTAGTATTCGACCGTTGATCCATGGCATTCATGCACTGGCAAAGGAAGAACCTGTTCATGTCGAGACCAAGGGTATATTTAATGATCTGTCTCAAAGCATCAATTCAACATCCCGCATGCTTCAGGACAAAAATGACGATCTAAAAGCAAGGGATGAAGCGCGATCCAACTGGATTGCAGGCATATCTCATGATATACGGACACCATTGTCAATGATTCTGGGATACGCGAGTGAATTGGAGGAACAATCGGATTTGACAGCCGAGCAGAAACAGCAGGCAGCCATTATTCGTCGTCAGGGTGAACGTCTGCGATCACTGGTCAGTGATCTGAATCTGGTATCCATGCTGGAGTATGAGATGCAGCCCTTACATTTGAAGTCGATTCGACTTTCCGTTCTGGCAAGGCAAGTGGTTTCGGATTTTTTGAACAATGGCCTGGATGAACGATATCCGATCTCGCTACATGTCCAGGACGAGAGTCTGCATGTGATGGGAGATGAGCGCTTGCTGTATCGTGCAGTAACGAATCTGGTACAAAACAGTATTAGGCATAACCCGGATGGGTGTGCAATTGAGCTGGAAACGAAGCGTGCAGCGGAGGATTTATTTTGTGAATTTGTGGTGTCTGATGATGGAGAAGGGATTCCCAAAGAGTACTTGGACGATGTAGTGGTTCTCCCCTATACCGCAGGGCGTATACGGCCTTCCCGCCAGGGACATGGTTTGGGACTCCCCATGGTAGCAAGGATTGCGCAGGCCCACCGGGGCAGGCTTGTTCTGGAGAGTGGAAGCGGAGAAGGGCTTAGAGCAGTATTGAAATTACCAGCAACGTAG